The DNA window TTTTTGGAAAAAGCCAAATTAAAGAAAAGCACAAGAAGTGCTAGCATTACAATAGTTTACAAACAAGAGAAGTTAAGCACATATTGCAATGTGGATACCAACCAAGCCAATTTCAATCCGGCCTATTTTTAAACCTGCGACAGAATCCTGCATTTACCATCATAAATTAGAAACTGGTGAGGCAAATTAACGAAGCAAAGGCTAAACATCAATAAATAAAACCTGATATATTGGTTTGTCGAGGGGATATAAGGTCTCAGCAGCAGAATCCCATGTTTTCCACAACTTTCCTATCTCTTTCATTATTGATAACCGGTTATCAAATGAAGCTGGAAAGGCCGCAAATACATCAACAGCCCGAGATGAAATACAAGCTACACACATGAAGTAACTCTGAAACATGTGATAAAAaagttaacaaaaaaataaaacagacCCCTGTGTATATATAATTACATTGCTCTTTTGACAAGCTAAGATCAGAGCAAAAATCTAACCCAGTAACTCTTTTACACCATTTTAAGAGATCCCTGCCATGTAGAACCAAATGGACATTAATCAAAAGAAAAGTAACAATAGCACAGGCAGCTTATAATTATTCTTAATACCTTAACGAGAACCTGCCGAGACAATAAACAGATTGCCGACCATATATTATCAAAATTGTAAATCAATACCTATAAGTTCGCTTGCATGAAGCTCCAAATCAGGATACCTCACTTTGACTATATGTTGCAGATCTTCATTTTCTGGTGGTTGAATTATTATTCTTTTCCAAAGGACACTAAGTGAACCTTGACCTTAAAGGACAGCCAGAGTCAGGATCTAGTTCATAATTCCAACACATAAAACAATAGAATTTTAAATCAACAACAATAGCAACCTATAATTCCCACTCCATGAACTCTACAACATTGATCAAGAGATATCATTAGAACAAATTAGAATAGAGAAATTAAGAAACCCTTTTCCACACaacccaaaaataaataaatatatatatatttttacgaTGCGGAAAGAGATTAAAATCGAAACAGGAAAGCTAAAAAAAACTAAGAATTGAATTGAAGCCCCAAAAAAGTAGATTAAATAGAATATCAAAACCTTGATCTCTCTGAAGGGGGTGAAAAGACTCTTCTCAAGTTTGGAATCCAAATCGAGAATTTTAGAACGTTTCTTCTCTGAAGGAGCAACACGATAGAAATCATTTAAGTGTGTTTCTTACATAAGGAGATTGAAAATGATTATAAAAAAAAGAGAGTTTTGATGGTGGAAACAAGGAGATAGGCGGGATAAGTTGTCGCTTATGAAAAGTACAAAATTTGTAGGCGGGATAAATTGTCGTCGCTTGTGAAAAGTGCAAAATTTGTAGGCGGCATAATTTGCCGCTTGTGAAAATGGAAAAATTGGTAGCTTTACATTTGTGAGAAGAATGACAGTGTATTAATAGtgcaataataaaatattttaaatattagtataatttaaatatttgtatTGATAAAAGTTATTAGTGTAATAAATTAttacataattatttatttatatttaactcTCGTTTCTTAATAAGACTTAAATATtacttttaattaataattttattttatatttatctaatttatatattttgaatattatGAATAAGTTATTTATTAgtttacaaaaaataaattattattcttCTATATCATATTGTTATTGTTTTTAATTGGcgataatgataaattaaataattagaataaatatgttttaaaaatcaatcattaaaattagtaatatatatatataaatatgataaatatgATAAATTAAAGACAATGcactaattatattatttaaatttgtctgaaaaaccaattttatatatatatatatatatatatatatatatatatatatatatatatatatatatatatatatatatatatatatatatataaacgatGAATGGTCAAATTCTACTCATAAATTATTCTATTTACTGTCAATTTAAACTTTTGATATCATTCTATTTAATCATTATAAATGACCCCTTAATGACTCCATGATTATTCCTAAAAATAGTCTCTTTCAATTttggtaaaaaataatttttaatttatccaatcataatatataatcataaaataaaatatatttttctgactattttaaaaactaaagttattcttattttaaaaaatgtgattCTAAATATAAGAAATTATGATGccgaatatttcaaaaaaaaaaatcaagattctaaattaaataatcaatttattctcaattttaataattttcattttttttatttaactgaAATTCTGCTCTTAttagcattttatttttttcaaaaaaaaattatatattattttttttttttggtaatattTGTTACAAAAACgtaatttttaatatttcaaaaatatagctataatattttaataatttaggcaaaataCCATTTTTgatcccttatgttaacctcgagattcattttggtcccttaacttcaaaaactGTCATATTGGTcacttaactcttcaaaaggtgtcattttagtcattTTTATCACATTAGCGACATAAAAACTCaaaatggttcacacatagttcgacatcatcagttgaatccctaatatggttcatacatagtttaccatcatcagttgaatccctaaaatggttcacacatagtttaccatcatcagtagaacccctaacatggttcacacatagtttaccatcgtcaattgaatccctgacatggctcacacgtagtttaccatcatcagttgaatccctgacatggttcacacgtagtttaccatcattagttgaatccctgacatggttcacacatagttcgacatcatcagttgaattcatgacatggttaacacatagtttaccatcaccagttgaatccctgacatggttaacacatagtttaccatcatcagttgaatccctggcaTGGTTACacgtagtttaccatcatcagttgaatcactGACTTGGTTCACATattgtttaccatcatcagttgaattcctaacatggttcacacatagtcgaccatcattAGTTGACTATCTCAcagggttcacacatagttggacatcatcagttgactgtcagacatggttcacacatagttgactatCATTAGGGCattctaacatggttcacacatagtcgaacatcatcAGCTATTTGTCTGAAATGGTTCACACacagtttaccatcatcagttaattccctgacatgattcacacatagtttaccatcgtcagttgaatccctgacatggttcacacatagtttaccatcgtcagttgaatccctgacatcgtagacacatagttcgagaTCATCGGTTGAATCccttacatggttcacacatagttcgacatcattagttgattccctgacatggtagacacatagttgaagatcattagttgaatccctaacatggttcacacatagttcgacatcatccgttgaatccctgacatggttcacacatatttggacatcatcagttgaatccctgacatgttccacacatagttcgacatcatcggttgaatccctgacatggatcacacatagtaagacataataagttgaatccctgacatggatcacacatagtaagacatcatcagttgaatccctgacatgttccacacatagttcgacatcatcagttgaatccctgacatggatcacacatagttcgacatcatcagttgaatccctgacatgttccacacatggttcgacatcatcagttgaatccctgacatgttccacacatggttcgacatcatcagttgaatccctgacatgttccacacatggttcgacatcatcagttgaatccctgacatggatcacacatagtaagacatcatcagttgaatccctgacatgttccacacatggttcgacataatcagttgaatccctgacatgttccacacatagttcgacatcatcagttgaatccctgacatgtcccacacatggttcgacatcatcagttgaatccctgacatgttccacacatggttcgacatcatcagttgaatcccttacatggttcacacatagtttaccatcatcagtcgaatccctgacatgtttcacacatagttcgacatcatcagttgaatccctgacatgttccacacatggttcgacatcatcagttgaatccctgacatgttccacacatggttcgacatcatcacttgaatccctgacatgttccacacatggttcgacatcatcagttgaatccctgacatggatcacacatagtaagacatcatcagttgaatccctgacatgttccacacatggttcgacataatcagttgaatccctggcatgttccacacatagttcgacatcatcagttgaatccctgacatgttccacacatggttcgacatcatcagttgaattcctggcatgttccacacatggttcgacatcatcagttgaatcccttacatggttcacacatagtttaccatcatcagtcgaatccctgacatgtttcacacatagttcgacgtcatcagttgaatccctgacatggttcacacatagttagacatcatcagttgaatccctgacatggatcacacatagttcgacatcataagtagaatccctgacatggcagacacatagttcgacatcatcagttgaatccctgacatgtttcacacatagttagacatcattagttgaatcccttacatggttcacacatagttaaacATCATccgttgaatccctgacatggttcacacatatttGGACataatcagttgaatccctgacatgttccacacatagttcgacatcatcagtggaatccctgacatggatcacacatagtaagacataatcagttgaatccctgacatggatcacacatagtaagacatcatcagttgaatccctgacatgttccacacatagttcgacatcatcagttgaatccctgacatggatcacacatattcgacatcatcagttgaatccctgacatgttccacacatggttcgacatcatcagttgaatccctgacatgttccacacatggttcgacatcatcagttgaatccctgacatgttccacacatggttcgacatcatcagttgaatccctgacatggttcacacatagttagacatcatcagttgaatccctgacatggatcacacatagttcgacatcataagtagaatccctgacatggcagacacatagttcgacatcatcagttgaatccctgacatgtttcacacatagttagacatcatcagttgaatcccttacatggttcacacatagttaaacatcatcagttgaatccctgacatggtagacgcatagttcgacatcatcagttgaatctctgacatggttcacacatagttcgacatcatcagttgaatccctgacatggatcacacatagttcgacatcataagtagaatccctgacatggcagacacatagttcgacatcattagttgaatccctgacatgtttcacacatagttagacatcatcagttgaatccctgacatggatcacacatagttcgacatcataagtagaatccctgacatggcagacacatagttcgacatcatcagttgaatccatgacatgtttcacacatagttagacatcatcagttgaatccctgacatggatcacacatagttcgacatcataagtagaatccctgacatggcagacacatagttcgacatcatcagttgaatccctgacatgtttcacacatagttcgacatcataagttgaatccctgacatgtttcacacatagttcgacgtcatcagttgaatccctgacatggttcacacatagttatacatcatcagttgaatccctgacatggatcacacatagttcgacatcataagtagaatccctgacatggcagacacatagttcgacatcatcagttgaatcccttacatgtttcatacatagttagacatcatccattcatctgtaacatggataacacatagttgaccatcaacaATTCGTTTGTAACATGCTTCACACATAGTCAGACATATGCACGTGACTccttgacatggttaacacaaagTTAacaatcatcagttgaatccctgacacacttcacacatagttgaccatcatcagttgaatcccttacATGGTTTACTAATAGTTTAACATTACCAGTTGAATCCCTGTATCacggttcacacatagttaaccatcatcagttgacttccTGACATCGTTCACACAtaatttaccatcatcagttgaataccTGACgtgcttcacacatagtttaccatcgttaGTTGAATCCATGATATGGCTGAcatatagtttaccatcatcggttgaatccctgacatggttcacacatagttcgacatcattagttgaatccctgacatggttcacacatagttcgacatcatcagtcgaatccctgacatggttcgcacatagttggacatcattaGTTTAATCtctgacatagttcacacatagtttaccatcatcagttgaatccctgacatgtttcacacatagttcgacatcattagttgaatccctaacatggttcacacatagttcgacatcatcagttgaatctcggacatggatcacacatagtttcacatcatcagttgaatccctgacatggtagacacatagtttgacatcatcagttgaatccctaacatggttcacaatAGTTCGACattatcagttgaatccctgacatggttcacacatagtttacaatcatctgttgaatccctgacatggatcacacatagttcgacatcatcagttgaatccctgacatggtagacacatagttcgacatcatcaattgaatccctgacatgtttcacacatagttcgacatcatcagttgaatccctgacatggtagtaaCATAGTTCGagatcattagttgaatccctgacatgtttcacacatacttcgacatcatcagttgaatccctgacatggatcacacatagttcgacatcataagtagaatccctgacatggtaaacACATAGTtctacatcatcagttgaatccctgacatgtttcacacatagttggacatcatcaattgaatccctgacatggttcacacatggttagacatcatcagttgaatccctgacatggtagacacatagttcgacatcatcagttgaatctctgacatggttcacacatagttcgacatcatgagttgaatctctgacatgcttcacacatagtttgacatcatcagttgaatccctgacatgtttcacacatagttcgacatcatcagttgaatccctcacatgcttcacacatagtttgacatcattagttgaatctgTGACGCGGATCACACAtaattcgacatcatcagttgaatccctgacatgtttcacacatagttcgacatcatcagttgaatccctgacatggttcacacattatTTTGGTTATTATAACTatgtgttgttattattattactattattacaattattttggtaattattattatttttattattattattattatggttacTATAActatgtgttattattattattataattaataatattattactaatattattataattttataataataattattattattactattattattattattataggtcaaaataatttatttaaacattacaataattgtttttgaataaaataactattaatttaaatGAACGTGAGATTTCTAAATTTAttatacataatttattttttaaatttaaaaaaaaaaaaaaattaacgtgAGATTTTTTAAGGTAAacatgatttatttattaaattataaaaaatcaaattctacaaaCTAAATTTAGCGTCAGATTTATTAagttaaactttatttattttttaaatttaaataaacatcaagtttttaaataaaaaataatattttttaaattttaaaaaaaatttaacgtGAGATTTTATAAGataaacataatttattttttatattaaaaaaaatctaattatacaaaataaatttagcggttagatttattaagttaaactttatttatttttttaatttagataaacatcaagtttttaaataaaaaactatatttttttaagttaaaaaaaattaaaactaacgtgaaattttttatgataaacataattttttttaaattaaaaaaaaaaaaaatttacaaaataaatttagcgtcagatttattaagttaaactttatttatttattttattcaaataaacatcaagtttttaaataaataacaatattttttataattttaatataaattttaaatatgcagtttttttattattaattttaattttaccagTAATATTTATATGTTAATGAGGTTGCATTTTGCAAAAATGATACCTCTATGTCAATTTGCTCGTTTCCcagttttccttttttttttaatttattcagCATTCAATTAATGCTACAATCATTGGCTGCAAAATTTTTAACTTTACTGTACCATTCAGACATTGGAAACAACAAAACACATGGACCAACATTAAAGAGTTTTATTGTGTGTGTTGGGTACACCATACCATCAACAACCCCAATTTAATCTAATGGTACCCTAATTTAATCCAATGGCTGAAAagcatttaaaacaaaaaaaaaaataaaaagtgaagtCTCTCACGGTAAGAGACCTAAACAGGCCTCTCACCCTAGCCTGAGCCGAAACAACCTTCATCTTTAGTATAGATTGTTAATGTATAGTATGAATATAGTATGTTGATCTAAGGGTTTTATGGGTAGTTTGTAACTAAAAAGGTGATTGAATTAGTAGATTACAAAATTAACCTTTTTGTAGTGTAAATTCGAAAAAACCCAGACAACCACAAAATTCATTCTGCGATAACATGATAACCAGGACAACATAGAACAATTCCAACACAACAACCTCATCGACAGAGACCAAATAATTAATGTAATCGATCATAATATTTTGACACACAAAGTAGAATTATAAACCCCAGAATCCTACATACTATCCATCATGTTTCCGAGTATAGAAttcgaaccccaccccttaccttaatTGGTTCTCTGGTCGGTTGAATTCTGTAACTGTTTTGACAGCAACTTCTCCCAATCGTTCTCTTCTTCCACTTGATGCTTCCAACCCTTATTCCTCTTTTCAACTGCTACATAcaatttgtgttttgttttggctGCTAGTTTTCTAATATACCGCATAAcctaataaaacaataataataataataggtcTACTAATATTTAAACGGGCATGCTAATATTATCCCAAAAATTCTATTCTCACCTATAACTTAAACCCACCAACTAAAGTAATATTCTTAATAAACTAATATTATTTTCGGTAATATTTTCTTCCGACTAATAATTTAATcgctcacacacacacacacacagatatatatatatatatatatatatatatatatatatatatatatatatatatatatatatatatatatatatatatatatatatatatatatatatataacatatcaaTCTAATTCCCCGTCTTATAATATCACTCATGAATCCAACTTCGATCGAATTTCCATATTAaatccttgaataatttatttaaataattaaataaatttccaGGTGTTACAtaacttctatataagttacttggcaatctgcttaacatagcgcaacattgTCCCTAAATcggaaaaaaatcaaatatggcagagattgtatgcggttggtttaagacttatggaagtttatcgtgtagtcactttgattctatcaagcttaagttgaactttcattgaatttaaacccgagatcatcattcactcaccatcgatctttattttCTAATTAGTAACCATTCCAAAattgatgatatacttgacaagcttcaagatgatcatcttgctaacaattaataattaactttaatttccgcactttattatattgctctttatactTTTCTCTTTATGCttcattttatcattcatcatgtttatgtttccgctattttccttttgtccatttggacatgtgtttatgtttttgctattttccttttgtccattttgaccatattttgttgtttttttctaAAACATTAGTAACCAACTTAAAAAAATACTTAAGGATCTCTATGGAGTATTGGATACTATCCCAATCATTTTGAAGGCTCGGACCTTTTAGACTTAGCACCTCTGGACTTTGCTATACTGTTATTCTGTctggaagtccttggagtttactccaaggcattgtATTTTTTTTCCTCCATGTATGCAGGCGTTTCTTTTAAAACCCTTGATGGTTGATTCCAAGGAGTCATGATAAAGAATTCAACTATACAccaccgttactctgcccgatttttgtcagataTTTCTAATATATCCCAAAGGCTTGGTGAAAGTTGTGCTAAAGATAGT is part of the Vicia villosa cultivar HV-30 ecotype Madison, WI linkage group LG2, Vvil1.0, whole genome shotgun sequence genome and encodes:
- the LOC131646251 gene encoding uncharacterized protein LOC131646251 isoform X2, coding for MCVACISSRAVDVFAAFPASFDNRLSIMKEIGKLWKTWDSAAETLYPLDKPIYQDSVAGLKIGRIEIGLAKADVVFKSPEEDRSTLNLRILTLSFSAPVFLPLCNGS
- the LOC131646251 gene encoding uncharacterized protein LOC131646251 isoform X1; this translates as MFQSYFMCVACISSRAVDVFAAFPASFDNRLSIMKEIGKLWKTWDSAAETLYPLDKPIYQDSVAGLKIGRIEIGLAKADVVFKSPEEDRSTLNLRILTLSFSAPVFLPLCNGS